In Gopherus flavomarginatus isolate rGopFla2 chromosome 1, rGopFla2.mat.asm, whole genome shotgun sequence, a single genomic region encodes these proteins:
- the POLR1D gene encoding protein POLR1D isoform X2, whose amino-acid sequence MGAMGWMKCPLAGTNKRFLINTIKNTLPSQKEQDQEHEQEEDSKPPEPSESRKEEKPKKHRTYPYTPSFQARRRVSYSPPRYRNRSRHTKDKYEK is encoded by the coding sequence GATGAAGTGCCCTCTTGCAGGTACAAATAAAAGATTTCTTATAAATACTATTAAGAACACATTACCCTCCCAAAAAGAGCAAGACCAAGAACATGAACAGGAGGAGGACAGTAAACCGCCTGAGCCAAGTGAGAGCAggaaggaagaaaaaccaaagaAACATAGAACTTATCCTTACACCCCCAGCTTTCAGGCCAGAAGAAGAGTCAGCTATTCTCCTCCTAGGTACCGGAACAGGAGCCGGCACACAAAGGATAAGTACGAAAAGTGA